In one window of Micromonospora cathayae DNA:
- a CDS encoding ABC transporter permease: MLSFVTRRLAMGLLLAFTVVTGMFFFLMLTGSDPARGALGLYATEEQVAVKREQLGLDRPVVEQYLDWLGSALRGDLGLSSAQNTQVMDLIVTRLPVTVSLALGAVVVAAVLGIALGLLAATRPGTFDRVLQVVMVLGFSLPNFWVAIILALVFAVNLRWFPATGYVHLQDSPGGWLLSITLPIVALSIGSIAAIAQQLRNSVITVTNQDYVRTLRSRGLSGRNILLTHVLRNASPPALTMLSLQFIAAMSGAAIVERVFGLQGIGAVAINASGNSDIPVIMGVLLFTVLVVVLVNLAVDILYAALNPKVRNS, translated from the coding sequence ATGCTGAGCTTCGTCACTCGGCGACTGGCCATGGGCCTGCTGTTGGCGTTCACCGTCGTGACCGGGATGTTCTTCTTCCTCATGCTCACCGGGTCCGACCCCGCCCGGGGCGCGCTCGGCCTCTACGCCACCGAGGAACAGGTCGCGGTCAAGCGGGAACAGCTCGGCCTGGACCGGCCGGTCGTCGAGCAGTACCTGGACTGGCTGGGCAGCGCGCTCCGGGGTGACCTGGGCCTGTCCTCCGCGCAGAACACCCAGGTGATGGACCTGATCGTGACGCGGCTGCCGGTCACCGTCTCGCTCGCGCTGGGCGCCGTCGTGGTGGCCGCCGTGCTGGGCATCGCCCTCGGCCTGCTCGCGGCGACCCGCCCGGGGACCTTCGACCGGGTGCTCCAGGTGGTCATGGTGCTCGGGTTCAGCCTGCCGAACTTCTGGGTCGCGATCATCCTGGCCCTGGTCTTCGCGGTGAACCTGCGGTGGTTCCCGGCCACCGGGTACGTGCACCTGCAGGACTCGCCCGGCGGCTGGCTGCTCTCCATCACCCTGCCGATCGTCGCGCTGTCCATCGGGTCGATCGCCGCCATCGCCCAGCAGCTACGCAACTCCGTGATCACCGTGACCAACCAGGACTACGTCCGTACGCTGCGCAGCCGCGGCCTGTCGGGGCGGAACATCCTGCTCACCCACGTGCTGCGCAACGCGTCCCCGCCCGCGCTGACCATGTTGTCGTTGCAGTTCATCGCGGCGATGAGCGGCGCGGCCATCGTGGAACGGGTGTTCGGCCTCCAGGGTATCGGCGCGGTCGCCATCAACGCCTCGGGCAACAGCGACATCCCGGTGATCATGGGCGTGCTGCTGTTCACGGTGCTCGTCGTCGTCCTGGTCAACCTCGCGGTCGACATCCTGTACGCCGCCCTCAACCCGAAGGTTCGGAACTCATGA
- a CDS encoding dipeptide/oligopeptide/nickel ABC transporter permease/ATP-binding protein, with protein sequence MSADVTAGAGLTFRRARAFLSNPMGVVAGGVLLSIVVASVLAPLLAPQDPNLVVLSEALRPPSADHPLGTDGNGRDILSRLLWGGRVSLQAGTIMVVTALLCGVPAGLLAGYHGRWFDGLSSWFSNMLMSLPEILIIIVVIASLGSGLAPTMITLGVLASPDIFRLTRSAVIGVREELYFDAARVAGLSDVRIIFRHVLSVVLGPVLVRSSFIFGMAIIVQSGLEFLGFGDPQRPSWGGELSNAFQNFQRAPELVVAPGVAIGLTVMALVLFGAALADSLGTGRRTKARRRAGLSPAKDDATVTPTVSPTVTPHPDPATPATTAPATAVPAADPSAADTYGTDAPAVVPAPPDALLRVENLAVRYVAEDGNPKTVVRDVSLHVARGEVLGLVGESGSGKSQTSFAVLGLLPPDAHVSARHLSLDGRSLVGLSEREMQKLRGQKMAYVPQEPMSNLDPSFTVGAQLTKPIRRKLGLSRRAATDRALHLLERVGIPDPARTLAAYPHQLSGGMAQRVLIAGAVSCDPELLIADEPTTALDVTVQAEVLELLRDLQRERNMGLVLVTHNLGVVADICDRVAVMRDGLVVEQRPVADLFADPRHEYTRMLLDSTLDDAPPRRARDHRQEVSS encoded by the coding sequence ATGAGCGCCGACGTGACCGCCGGGGCGGGCCTGACATTCCGGAGAGCCCGCGCCTTCCTCAGCAACCCGATGGGCGTGGTGGCCGGCGGCGTACTGCTGTCCATCGTCGTCGCGAGCGTCCTCGCGCCTCTTCTCGCTCCCCAGGACCCGAACCTGGTGGTGCTGTCGGAGGCGCTCCGGCCGCCGAGCGCCGACCATCCGCTGGGTACCGACGGCAACGGCCGCGACATCCTGAGCAGGCTGCTGTGGGGTGGCCGGGTCAGCCTCCAGGCCGGCACGATCATGGTCGTCACCGCCCTGCTGTGCGGGGTGCCGGCCGGCCTGCTCGCCGGCTACCACGGCCGGTGGTTCGACGGCCTGTCCAGCTGGTTCTCCAACATGCTGATGTCGCTGCCGGAGATCCTGATCATCATCGTGGTGATCGCCTCGCTCGGTAGCGGCCTCGCCCCGACGATGATCACCCTCGGGGTGCTGGCCTCGCCGGACATCTTCCGGCTGACCCGCAGCGCGGTGATCGGCGTACGCGAGGAGCTCTACTTCGACGCGGCCCGGGTGGCCGGGCTGTCCGACGTCCGGATCATCTTCCGGCACGTGCTGTCGGTCGTGCTGGGGCCGGTCCTGGTGCGGTCCTCGTTCATCTTCGGGATGGCCATCATCGTCCAGTCCGGCCTGGAGTTCCTCGGTTTCGGCGACCCGCAGCGGCCGAGCTGGGGCGGCGAACTCAGCAACGCCTTCCAGAACTTCCAACGCGCGCCCGAGCTGGTCGTCGCCCCCGGTGTCGCCATCGGCCTCACCGTGATGGCGCTGGTGCTCTTCGGGGCGGCGCTGGCCGACTCGCTCGGCACCGGCCGTCGGACGAAGGCCCGGCGACGGGCCGGGCTCTCCCCGGCGAAGGACGACGCCACGGTCACCCCCACCGTCAGCCCCACGGTCACCCCGCACCCCGACCCCGCCACCCCGGCGACCACCGCACCGGCCACCGCGGTCCCGGCCGCCGACCCATCGGCCGCCGACACCTACGGAACCGACGCTCCGGCGGTCGTCCCCGCCCCGCCCGACGCGCTGCTGCGCGTCGAGAACCTCGCCGTGCGGTACGTCGCCGAGGACGGCAACCCCAAGACCGTGGTCCGGGACGTCTCCCTGCACGTCGCCCGGGGCGAGGTGCTCGGCCTGGTCGGCGAGTCCGGGTCGGGCAAGTCCCAGACGTCCTTCGCGGTCCTCGGGCTCCTCCCGCCCGACGCCCACGTCTCCGCGCGGCACCTCTCCCTGGACGGTCGCTCCCTGGTCGGACTCTCCGAGCGGGAGATGCAGAAACTGCGCGGGCAGAAGATGGCCTACGTCCCGCAGGAACCGATGTCGAACCTGGACCCGTCGTTCACGGTCGGCGCGCAACTGACCAAACCGATCCGCCGCAAGCTCGGGCTGTCCCGCCGGGCGGCCACCGACCGGGCGCTGCACCTGCTCGAACGCGTCGGCATCCCCGACCCGGCCCGGACCCTCGCCGCCTACCCGCACCAGCTCAGCGGGGGCATGGCCCAGCGGGTCCTGATCGCCGGCGCGGTCTCCTGCGACCCGGAGCTGCTCATCGCGGACGAACCCACCACCGCGCTCGACGTCACCGTGCAGGCGGAGGTGCTGGAGCTGCTGCGGGACCTGCAACGGGAACGGAACATGGGGCTCGTCCTCGTCACCCACAACCTGGGCGTGGTCGCCGACATCTGCGACCGGGTGGCGGTGATGCGCGACGGCCTGGTGGTGGAACAGCGGCCCGTCGCCGACCTCTTCGCCGACCCCCGGCACGAGTACACCCGCATGCTGCTCGACTCGACCCTGGACGACGCCCCGCCCCGGCGGGCCCGCGACCACCGCCAGGAGGTGTCCTCGTGA
- a CDS encoding ABC transporter substrate-binding protein, with the protein MKLTRTLTAAFAAVALALAGCSGGGQTTEASSSQLVLGNNGDVLTWDPAEMKEGAVIHYAEAVYDPLLRKTPDSTIEPNLATEYEYNADLTELTLKLRDGVTFSDDTAFDADAVRVNLEARKKGAGSASEAARVIERVEVVDKSTVKLHLSEPSPGLLAGLATYLGYMASPKALAAGGIATTPVGSGPYLLDAGNSEKGVRYTFTSREGYWNRDAFPFETVVIRPYEEFTARYNALTTGQIQFMYGTPDMVPKAKTDGLTVATVPGEWQGIILQDRAGKVSPALGDVRVRQAINHALDRKAILDTHYGGLGQVSTQTFNPASEAWVPSLNERYPYDPAKAKELLTAAGYPDGFTIKVSFSEGFMSPLVPIVAQYLGDVGITVEQVPVNGFANGGLETLKGQPAFMLSFSTNIPAWTDVLNKLTPTSLWNNFQYTDATVTRLLKEIPAAQGDQQAALYKELNTHLVEQAWFAPIVTQENVYLSKPEIDVTMQQAQLMPSLRFFAPAK; encoded by the coding sequence GTGAAACTCACCCGTACGCTGACCGCAGCGTTCGCCGCGGTCGCTCTCGCCCTCGCCGGTTGTAGCGGTGGTGGACAGACGACCGAGGCCAGTTCCTCCCAGCTCGTGCTGGGCAACAACGGTGACGTACTGACCTGGGACCCCGCCGAGATGAAGGAAGGCGCGGTCATCCACTACGCGGAGGCGGTCTACGACCCGCTGCTCCGCAAGACACCCGACTCCACGATCGAACCCAACCTGGCCACCGAGTACGAGTACAACGCCGACCTCACCGAACTCACCCTCAAACTGCGCGACGGCGTGACCTTCAGCGACGACACCGCCTTCGACGCCGACGCGGTGAGGGTCAACCTGGAGGCGCGGAAGAAGGGCGCGGGCAGCGCGTCCGAGGCGGCCCGGGTCATCGAACGCGTCGAGGTGGTGGACAAGTCCACCGTCAAGCTGCACCTCAGCGAGCCGAGCCCCGGCCTGCTCGCCGGCCTGGCCACCTACCTGGGGTACATGGCCAGCCCCAAGGCGCTCGCCGCCGGCGGGATCGCCACCACCCCGGTCGGCTCCGGCCCGTACCTGCTGGACGCCGGCAACTCGGAGAAGGGCGTGCGCTACACGTTCACCTCCCGGGAGGGCTACTGGAACCGGGACGCGTTCCCGTTCGAGACCGTGGTGATCCGGCCGTACGAGGAGTTCACCGCCCGGTACAACGCGCTCACCACCGGCCAGATCCAGTTCATGTACGGCACGCCGGACATGGTGCCGAAGGCGAAGACCGACGGGCTCACCGTCGCGACCGTGCCCGGCGAGTGGCAGGGCATCATCCTCCAGGACCGGGCCGGCAAGGTCTCCCCCGCCCTCGGTGACGTCCGGGTCCGGCAGGCGATCAACCACGCGCTGGACCGCAAGGCCATCCTGGACACCCACTACGGCGGCCTCGGTCAGGTCTCCACGCAGACCTTCAACCCGGCCAGCGAGGCGTGGGTGCCGAGCCTCAACGAGCGGTACCCGTACGACCCGGCCAAGGCGAAGGAACTGCTGACCGCGGCGGGCTACCCGGACGGCTTCACGATCAAGGTGTCGTTCAGCGAGGGCTTCATGTCCCCGCTGGTCCCGATCGTCGCGCAGTACCTCGGCGACGTCGGCATCACCGTCGAGCAGGTGCCGGTCAACGGCTTCGCCAACGGCGGCCTGGAGACCCTGAAGGGCCAGCCGGCGTTCATGCTCTCGTTCTCCACGAACATCCCCGCCTGGACGGACGTGCTGAACAAGCTCACCCCGACGTCGCTGTGGAACAACTTCCAGTACACCGACGCCACCGTCACCCGGCTGCTGAAGGAGATCCCGGCGGCCCAGGGCGACCAGCAGGCCGCGCTCTACAAGGAGCTCAACACCCACCTGGTCGAGCAGGCCTGGTTCGCGCCGATCGTCACGCAGGAGAACGTCTACCTCTCCAAGCCGGAGATCGACGTGACCATGCAGCAGGCGCAGCTCATGCCGAGCCTGCGGTTCTTCGCCCCGGCCAAGTAG